A window of Modestobacter versicolor contains these coding sequences:
- a CDS encoding thymidylate synthase has product MAEVAVHEHAVQQDAVPPIDTQYEDLLRRVLETGTPKSDRTGTGTLSLFGERLRYDLSTAFPLVTTKKVHVKSVAYELLWFLRGEGNTAWLTENGVSIWDEWAAEDGSLGPVYGVQWRSWPTPDGGSIDQISQVLETLRTDPDSRRMVVSAWNVAALPEMALAPCHALFQFHVADGRLSCQLYQRSADLFLGVPFNIASYALLTQMVAQQVGLTPGDFIWVGGDCHIYANHLPQVREQLSREVRPFPRVTIEPAPSLFEHQYADFTVHGYDPHPAIRGAVAV; this is encoded by the coding sequence ATGGCCGAGGTCGCCGTCCACGAGCACGCCGTCCAGCAGGACGCGGTGCCGCCGATCGACACCCAGTACGAGGACCTGCTGCGCCGGGTCCTGGAGACCGGCACCCCCAAGTCCGACCGCACCGGGACCGGCACGCTCAGCCTCTTCGGCGAGCGGCTCCGCTACGACCTGTCCACCGCCTTCCCGCTGGTGACGACGAAGAAGGTGCACGTCAAGTCGGTGGCCTACGAGCTGCTGTGGTTCCTCCGCGGTGAGGGGAACACCGCCTGGCTGACCGAGAACGGCGTCTCCATCTGGGACGAGTGGGCGGCCGAGGACGGCAGCCTCGGGCCGGTGTACGGCGTCCAGTGGCGTTCCTGGCCCACCCCCGACGGCGGGTCGATCGACCAGATCAGCCAGGTCCTGGAGACGCTGCGGACCGACCCGGACTCCCGGCGGATGGTGGTCTCGGCCTGGAACGTGGCCGCGCTGCCGGAGATGGCGCTGGCGCCCTGCCACGCGCTCTTCCAGTTCCACGTCGCCGACGGCCGGTTGTCCTGCCAGCTCTACCAGCGCAGCGCCGACCTGTTCCTCGGCGTCCCGTTCAACATCGCCAGCTACGCGCTGCTCACCCAGATGGTGGCCCAGCAGGTCGGGCTCACCCCCGGCGACTTCATCTGGGTCGGCGGCGACTGCCACATCTACGCCAACCACCTCCCGCAGGTGCGCGAGCAGCTCAGCCGCGAGGTGCGGCCCTTCCCCCGGGTGACCATCGAGCCGGCGCCGTCGCTGTTCGAGCACCAGTACGCCGACTTCACGGTGCACGGCTACGACCCGCACCCGGCGATCCGCGGCGCGGTGGCGGTCTGA
- a CDS encoding dihydrofolate reductase: protein MVWAQTAEGVIGADGALPWHLPEDLRLFRALTTGGTVVMGRRTWESLPPRFRPLPGRRNVVLSSTLDPAEAGVQVARSVADVLALTGDLWVIGGGGVYAAFLPHATEVVVTEVDADVAGDTWAPPLDAGWLPGARVPAAGWAESSGGLRFRVAQWRRGATDDGLVAGILAEQLAGWDGAGRSGSGVGAGR, encoded by the coding sequence ATGGTCTGGGCGCAGACCGCCGAGGGCGTCATCGGTGCCGACGGCGCGCTGCCCTGGCACCTGCCCGAGGACCTGCGCCTGTTCCGGGCGCTCACCACCGGGGGCACGGTGGTCATGGGCCGCCGCACCTGGGAGTCGCTGCCCCCGCGCTTCCGGCCGCTGCCGGGCCGGCGCAACGTCGTCCTCAGCTCGACGCTGGACCCGGCCGAGGCCGGCGTGCAGGTCGCCCGGTCGGTGGCCGACGTGCTGGCGCTCACCGGCGACCTCTGGGTGATCGGCGGGGGCGGGGTCTACGCGGCGTTCCTGCCGCACGCCACCGAGGTCGTCGTCACCGAGGTGGACGCGGACGTGGCCGGGGACACCTGGGCCCCGCCGCTGGACGCCGGCTGGCTGCCCGGCGCGCGGGTGCCGGCGGCGGGCTGGGCGGAGTCCTCCGGCGGGCTCCGGTTCCGGGTGGCGCAGTGGCGCCGCGGGGCCACGGACGACGGCCTGGTGGCCGGGATCCTGGCCGAACAGCTGGCCGGGTGGGACGGCGCCGGGCGGTCCGGCAGCGGCGTCGGTGCGGGCCGGTAG